One Carboxydocella sporoproducens DSM 16521 genomic window carries:
- a CDS encoding transposase zinc-binding domain-containing protein: MRAHEKENKQSIKIVDILKEHWERFLQIYGEKIPEDMRESVIEAVEKAIKCGDPKYGYAEYICTNCTGSEKKKVAFTCKSRFCNR; encoded by the coding sequence ATGAGAGCGCATGAGAAAGAAAATAAACAATCAATAAAAATAGTCGATATACTTAAAGAACATTGGGAACGGTTTCTCCAAATATACGGAGAAAAAATACCGGAAGACATGAGGGAGAGTGTAATTGAAGCGGTAGAAAAGGCAATAAAATGCGGGGACCCAAAGTACGGTTATGCAGAATACATATGTACTAATTGTACCGGGAGCGAGAAAAAGAAAGTAGCATTTACATGTAAGAGTAGATTTTGTAATCGAT